A genomic window from Populus nigra chromosome 7, ddPopNigr1.1, whole genome shotgun sequence includes:
- the LOC133699597 gene encoding uncharacterized protein LOC133699597 — MDGKKNPVYFLPVLAVVILSGALYATAGNEYVSALGDPGMRRDGLRLAIESWNQCNEVGEEVPSMGSPRAADCFDIYKASPKAEEKNCALCNSLPYALVHRVTEEDNKLSVGNPFLGVQPNALYDVNLYAADKELYLGSKCQVEDTPNPWQFWMIMLKSGNMDTYSAQCPKNGHRVGPFGPDTGFPCFGKGCMNQPFIYHDYTTLQGPNRTTLKGRFYGSWDLDADLSKGLMDNISYHSVTWEKEVGKGSWIFHHLLRTSTKYPWLMLYLRSDATHDVSGGYHYPTRGMSKIIPESPNFKVRFTLNVINGGGPSSQFYLMDMGSCWKNDGKPCDGNVTSDVTRYSEMIVNPNISSWCHPNNLNVCPPYHTFPDGTRIHRNDTARFPYAAYHLYCSPGNAEHLEVPYSLCDPYSNPQPQEILQILPHPVWGEYGYPTKQGEGWIGDPRTWELDVGRLSQSLYFYQDPGTPPARRQWMSIDLGTEIFKAPNQVAEWTVSDFDIIIPEQ; from the exons ATGGATGgaaagaagaacccagtttaTTTTCTCCCTGTTCTGGCCGTGGTTATTCTTTCAGGAGCCTTATATGCTACTGCTGGAAATGAGTATGTATCAGCATTAGGCGATCCTGGAATGAGAAGAGATGGTTTAAGGTTGGCAATAGAGTCATGGAATCAATGCAATGAGGTTGGAGAAGAAGTTCCTTCTATGGGCAGCCCAAGAGCTGCAGATTGCTTTGACATATACAAGGCTTCTCCGAAGGCAGAAG AAAAGAACTGCGCCCTCTGCAATTCCTTGCCCTATGCATTGGTCCACAGAGTCACAGAGGAAGATAACAAGCTTAGTGTTGGAAACCCTTTTCTAGGAGTGCAACCAAATGCCCTTTATGATGTAAACCTATATGCTGCGGATAAGGAACTCTATTTAGGCTCAAAATGTCAAGTTGAAGACACTCCTAATCCGTGGCAATTCTGGATGATCATGCTCAAGAGCGGCAACATGGACACTTACTCAGCCCAGTGCCCCAAAAATGGCCACAGAGTGGGGCCTTTCGGCCCGGACACTGGATTCCCTTGCTTTGGAAAAGGGTGCATGAACCAGCCATTCATTTATCATGATTACACCACGTTGCAAGGGCCTAATAGGACGACACTTAAAGGAAGGTTTTATGGGTCATGGGATTTGGATGCAGATTTGAGCAAGGGACTAATGGATAACATTTCATACCATTCTGTGACATGGGAGAAGGAGGTAGGAAAGGGAAGTTGGatttttcatcatcttttgaGGACCTCAACAAAGTATCCATGGTTGATGCTTTACTTGAGATCAGATGCCACACATGATGTTTCTGGTGGGTACCATTACCCAACAAGGGGTATGTCAAAAATT ATCCCGGAATCACCAAACTTCAAAGTAAGGTTCACTTTAAATGTAATCAATGGTGGGGGTCCTAGCAGCCAGTTCTACCTGATGGACATGGGAAGCTGTTGGAAGAACGATGGGAAACCTTGCGATGGAAATGTTACTTCAGATGTCACTCGATACAGCGAAATGATCGTAAATCCAAACATAAGTTCATGGTGCCATCCAAACAACCTCAATGTGTGCCCTCCTTACCATACATTTCCCGATGGAACACGTATCCATCGCAATGACACTGCTCGCTTCCCTTATGCCGCCTATCACTTGTACTGTTCTCCGGGGAACGCAGAGCATCTTGAAGTTCCTTATAGTTTGTGTGATCCCTATAGCAATCCTCAGCCTCAGGAGATATTACAGATTTTGCCACATCCAGTTTGGGGAGAGTATGGATATCCTACCAAGCAAGGTGAGGGTTGGATTGGTGACCCGAGAACTTGGGAACTTGATGTTGGGAGGTTGTCGCAATCACTTTACTTCTACCAG GATCCTGGGACTCCTCCGGCTAGGAGGCAGTGGATGTCCATTGATTTAGGAACTGAAATATTCAAGGCCCCTAATCAAGTTGCTGAATGGACTGTTAGTGACTTTGACATCATTATACCTGAGCAATGA